A window of Paenibacillus sp. 19GGS1-52 contains these coding sequences:
- a CDS encoding IS1182 family transposase, protein MYIQYTMDQLCLPMDLEDDIPENHLVRVINTAVNRLDDAIFAAAYPGGGRDSYHPKMLTKVIIYAYTQRIYSSRQIAKAVREYIPFMWLAGRQRPDFRTLNRFRSQRMKEVLETVFTAVLQFLAEEKYVSLDYYFVDGTKIEANANRYTFVWGKAVVKHKAKLQEKVHTLFATIEADEQREEQIQQGSDLAELGEGTEWTGEKLETAIQKLEARLQEKPKNKPLKQAVRQLRKDLLPRLRKYEQYQKTLGSRNSFSKTDSDATFMRMKEDHMQNGQLKPGYNLQIGTENQFILAYSLHQRPTDTRCLEPHFKKVKQMLGRLPKTLIADAGYGSEENYAYLEKKQIQAVVKYSSYHKEKSKAWRSQVGKIENWRYNAEEDTWTCKAGRVLHFRYESKERTESGYEIRKRHYRSASCENCPLKSSCTKAAGNREVTVSMAALRYRNQARELLRSEEGYALAVRRMTEPESVFGQLKNNRGFRRFLLRGLSKVTLEVGWLSLAHNLLKQAATDQKRKRASLQ, encoded by the coding sequence TTGTACATTCAATATACCATGGACCAACTTTGCCTGCCAATGGATTTAGAGGACGACATTCCAGAAAATCATCTCGTTCGTGTCATCAATACCGCCGTCAACCGGCTAGATGACGCTATCTTTGCCGCAGCATATCCCGGTGGCGGTCGGGACAGCTATCACCCCAAAATGCTAACCAAAGTCATTATTTACGCCTACACTCAGCGCATCTATTCCTCCCGTCAAATCGCCAAGGCTGTGCGAGAATATATTCCCTTCATGTGGCTAGCCGGAAGGCAGCGCCCAGACTTTCGTACCCTCAATCGCTTCCGTTCCCAGCGCATGAAAGAGGTCCTCGAAACCGTGTTTACCGCCGTGTTGCAGTTCTTGGCCGAGGAAAAGTACGTCTCTCTAGATTATTATTTTGTAGACGGGACCAAGATTGAAGCGAATGCCAATCGCTACACCTTTGTTTGGGGGAAAGCCGTTGTGAAGCACAAGGCCAAATTGCAAGAGAAGGTGCATACCCTTTTTGCGACCATTGAGGCTGACGAACAGCGGGAAGAACAAATTCAACAAGGCAGTGACCTGGCTGAACTCGGCGAAGGAACCGAATGGACCGGTGAGAAGTTAGAAACCGCCATTCAAAAGCTGGAAGCTCGGCTCCAGGAGAAACCGAAAAATAAACCACTGAAGCAAGCGGTACGTCAGCTCCGCAAGGATCTGCTTCCGCGCCTGAGAAAGTACGAACAGTATCAGAAAACGCTGGGGAGTCGAAACAGCTTTAGCAAGACGGATTCGGACGCCACCTTTATGCGAATGAAGGAAGATCACATGCAAAATGGGCAGCTCAAACCGGGATATAATCTGCAGATTGGGACAGAAAACCAGTTTATTTTAGCCTACAGTCTCCACCAAAGGCCTACGGATACACGGTGTCTGGAACCCCATTTCAAGAAGGTAAAACAGATGCTGGGGAGATTGCCTAAAACGCTCATCGCCGACGCAGGGTATGGAAGCGAAGAAAATTATGCTTATTTGGAAAAGAAACAAATCCAAGCCGTTGTTAAGTATAGCAGCTACCACAAAGAGAAAAGTAAAGCCTGGAGAAGTCAGGTCGGAAAGATCGAAAACTGGCGTTACAACGCGGAGGAAGATACGTGGACCTGTAAAGCTGGGCGAGTGCTTCATTTTCGCTACGAGAGTAAAGAAAGAACGGAAAGTGGATACGAAATTCGTAAACGTCATTACCGAAGTGCAAGTTGTGAAAACTGTCCACTGAAATCAAGTTGTACGAAGGCCGCGGGAAACCGGGAAGTCACCGTGAGTATGGCAGCTCTGCGTTACCGAAATCAGGCAAGGGAGCTATTGCGAAGCGAGGAAGGATATGCGCTTGCGGTTCGAAGGATGACGGAACCGGAAAGTGTGTTTGGTCAACTGAAGAACAACCGGGGATTCCGGCGTTTCCTGCTTCGAGGGTTGTCAAAAGTGACGCTCGAAGTCGGGTGGCTTTCGCTTGCCCATAACCTGCTAAAGCAGGCCGCTACAGATCAAAAACGAAAACGAGCCAGTCTCCAATAA
- a CDS encoding ISL3 family transposase translates to MFACPSCGAACKAYDAEKKEWRHLDFWNWKTYMHARVPRTNCTNCNKVTLVPVKWSRPLSHFTLQFDAWAMRLMAEMPVNAAARELREHDTRMWRIFHHYVHGAMNELDLTGVKRIAVDETSSRRGHRYITLFVDVDTKTVLFATEGKSKDTLEKFKQHLMSKGATATQIQEICCDMSPAFIRGIQEQFPEAEITFDKFHVMKMVNEAVDDVRREEQKQVPELKNSRYLLLKNASTLKNEQKVELDKLKDGHLQTGKAYRLKLSLQELWTQPHILADVYLRESMGWARRSQLKPMMELSKTMKRHEEGILRWFHSRMTNGLLEGINGLIQAAKRKARGYRNVQNLIAMVYMTANKLRLPTLAARRGLYPSPFIPWG, encoded by the coding sequence ATGTTTGCTTGCCCTTCCTGTGGTGCTGCGTGCAAAGCCTATGATGCGGAGAAGAAGGAATGGCGTCATCTGGATTTTTGGAATTGGAAAACTTATATGCACGCCCGTGTCCCTCGGACAAACTGCACGAACTGCAACAAGGTGACCCTCGTCCCTGTAAAGTGGTCACGCCCTCTGTCCCACTTTACGCTGCAATTTGATGCTTGGGCCATGCGACTTATGGCTGAGATGCCGGTCAATGCAGCCGCTAGAGAACTTCGGGAACACGATACACGGATGTGGCGGATTTTTCATCACTATGTCCATGGAGCCATGAATGAATTGGATTTGACGGGTGTGAAACGAATTGCTGTAGACGAAACCTCATCTCGTCGGGGTCATCGCTACATTACTTTATTTGTAGATGTAGATACCAAAACGGTATTGTTTGCAACCGAAGGCAAGAGTAAGGATACCCTAGAGAAATTCAAACAACATCTGATGAGCAAAGGGGCTACAGCCACACAAATTCAAGAAATCTGCTGTGATATGTCTCCAGCCTTCATCCGAGGTATTCAGGAGCAGTTCCCTGAGGCTGAGATTACCTTTGATAAGTTTCACGTCATGAAGATGGTGAATGAAGCCGTTGATGATGTTCGCAGAGAAGAACAAAAGCAAGTTCCTGAACTGAAAAACAGTCGATATCTGTTGCTAAAAAATGCCTCTACCTTAAAGAACGAACAGAAGGTGGAACTGGATAAGCTAAAGGACGGACACCTCCAAACCGGGAAAGCGTACCGCTTAAAGCTATCTCTGCAGGAGCTCTGGACACAGCCTCATATTCTAGCCGATGTCTATTTACGGGAATCGATGGGTTGGGCTAGACGCTCCCAACTGAAACCAATGATGGAATTGTCCAAAACCATGAAGCGACACGAAGAAGGCATACTACGATGGTTTCACAGTCGCATGACGAACGGCTTGCTTGAAGGTATAAACGGACTGATCCAAGCGGCAAAGAGAAAGGCAAGGGGCTACCGTAATGTCCAAAACTTGATCGCGATGGTGTACATGACGGCGAACAAACTTAGACTCCCAACCCTCGCAGCTCGTCGAGGGTTGTACCCCTCCCCTTTTATACCATGGGGTTAA
- a CDS encoding glycoside hydrolase domain-containing protein, with amino-acid sequence MDEMVQRTQIWLNQTYYLSKQEYIYVDQDGITGWSTIKALIQALQFELMISPADGVMGPATLAACPTLSASTSNERLIYILQGALYCKGYSPNGLDGAYGSGVTSAIIKFKTHAGLSNPDGVTTPVILKALLNMDAFINVGDANIRIIQQRLNRDYSNIYGSNLGLIPCDGIYSKATNKALLYGLQIEEGSTAPDGIFGPNTLSLIPTLSVGSTKTKFILILQYGLYVNMGNDYDPQGFNGIYDTTLKSVVTRFQSFAALGADGIAGKQTMASLLVSTGDKNRKGTACDCITTITPARALALKSSGYQIVGRYLTESTTLSKKIKPGELNTIFSAGLKVFPIYQTSGNGIDYFNASQGSKDALLARKAAQGYGFKDNTIIYFSVDFDARDDQVTSNIIPHFRGIFNMMNKVSFPKYRIGIYGPRNICSRVSKAMYAESSFVCDMSTGFSGNLGYPLPTNWAFDQISTIKIGSGEGLIEIDNNIASGKESGVSSVDAGGNLDFLTQNPSFFSQLDTIYNIALEYTNGDINSANKKVVQYYRKNHFYGTAWDVVAGPIDNDFVALVDSRISDFVSEFIIDPVTGVIMDDYDIAHLTATTNSYLYLVDGAVPAEFAGWAGDLLTVTKDAIKAYNAGQFDSVRAAARDFIGTTNEKGTFDIKDLIADVDAVNIAFELNQAGGRKLNELIRAYYEDVNYGSNRYSLFVANKFGTLSNVEIEGKRLLTAGTPLDLVGVRAAFKFQFAVPDYTEEQGEEVAKAFGDILEVKLHSEI; translated from the coding sequence ATGGATGAAATGGTGCAAAGAACCCAGATTTGGCTTAATCAAACTTATTATTTGTCAAAACAGGAATATATTTATGTAGATCAAGACGGAATTACTGGATGGTCTACAATAAAGGCACTTATCCAAGCTTTACAATTTGAACTTATGATTTCACCCGCAGATGGTGTAATGGGTCCTGCTACCTTAGCCGCATGCCCAACACTGTCCGCAAGTACAAGTAATGAGCGATTAATTTATATTCTTCAAGGAGCACTTTATTGTAAAGGTTACAGTCCAAATGGATTAGACGGGGCATACGGAAGCGGAGTTACATCGGCTATTATTAAGTTTAAAACTCATGCGGGTTTATCTAATCCCGATGGTGTAACAACTCCTGTCATTTTAAAAGCATTGCTTAATATGGATGCCTTTATAAATGTGGGTGATGCAAATATCCGCATCATTCAACAAAGACTTAATCGTGATTATTCAAATATTTATGGGAGTAATCTTGGTCTGATCCCGTGTGATGGGATCTATTCGAAGGCTACAAATAAGGCGCTCCTTTATGGTTTACAAATCGAAGAAGGTAGCACTGCTCCGGATGGAATCTTTGGTCCTAATACTCTTTCCTTAATCCCGACCCTATCTGTCGGCAGTACCAAAACAAAATTTATCTTAATTTTGCAATACGGTCTTTATGTCAATATGGGGAACGACTATGATCCTCAAGGATTTAACGGTATTTATGACACCACCCTAAAATCTGTTGTTACCCGTTTTCAAAGTTTTGCTGCATTGGGTGCCGATGGGATTGCAGGTAAACAGACAATGGCTTCTTTACTTGTTAGTACTGGTGATAAGAACAGAAAGGGAACTGCTTGCGATTGTATAACAACCATTACACCAGCCCGCGCTCTAGCACTCAAGTCAAGCGGATATCAAATCGTAGGACGTTATTTGACGGAATCTACCACTTTATCAAAGAAGATTAAACCCGGCGAATTGAACACTATATTTTCTGCAGGATTAAAGGTATTCCCTATCTATCAGACATCGGGAAACGGAATTGATTATTTTAACGCTTCCCAAGGTTCGAAAGATGCTCTTCTTGCAAGAAAAGCTGCGCAGGGCTATGGATTTAAAGATAATACAATCATATATTTTTCTGTGGATTTTGATGCCAGAGATGATCAAGTTACGAGTAACATCATACCTCATTTCCGTGGAATATTTAATATGATGAATAAAGTAAGTTTTCCAAAATATCGAATAGGGATTTATGGACCTAGAAATATTTGTAGCAGAGTCTCTAAGGCTATGTATGCAGAATCTAGTTTTGTCTGTGATATGTCTACAGGATTCAGTGGCAATCTGGGCTACCCACTTCCTACAAATTGGGCTTTCGACCAAATTTCAACGATTAAAATTGGCAGTGGAGAAGGCCTTATTGAAATTGATAATAACATCGCTTCAGGTAAAGAGTCTGGGGTTAGCTCAGTCGATGCAGGGGGTAACCTAGACTTTTTAACTCAAAATCCATCCTTTTTCTCACAGTTAGATACCATTTATAATATTGCTTTAGAATATACTAATGGGGATATAAATAGTGCAAATAAAAAAGTTGTTCAGTATTACAGAAAGAACCACTTTTATGGTACCGCATGGGATGTCGTTGCAGGTCCCATTGATAATGACTTTGTAGCATTAGTGGATTCCAGAATCTCTGATTTTGTTTCAGAGTTTATAATCGACCCTGTTACAGGTGTGATAATGGATGATTACGATATAGCACATCTAACAGCTACCACTAATAGTTATTTATATTTAGTTGATGGTGCCGTCCCCGCTGAATTTGCAGGATGGGCAGGTGATTTATTGACTGTCACTAAAGACGCTATCAAAGCCTACAATGCCGGTCAGTTTGACTCAGTGCGTGCAGCTGCTCGTGACTTTATTGGTACAACTAATGAGAAAGGAACGTTTGATATTAAAGATTTAATAGCAGATGTCGATGCAGTGAATATTGCTTTTGAATTAAATCAAGCGGGTGGACGTAAATTAAATGAGTTGATAAGGGCTTATTATGAAGATGTAAACTATGGAAGCAATCGTTATTCATTATTCGTTGCAAACAAATTCGGCACATTGTCAAATGTCGAGATTGAAGGTAAGCGGTTATTGACTGCTGGTACTCCACTTGATTTAGTTGGTGTCAGAGCTGCTTTCAAGTTTCAATTCGCAGTTCCTGATTATACTGAAGAACAAGGAGAAGAAGTTGCCAAAGCTTTTGGAGACATCCTTGAGGTAAAACTTCATTCGGAAATTTAA
- a CDS encoding metal-dependent hydrolase, which translates to MAKGLFAKVPVILSSATMSSTTKESKTFDFFAGRIGVKEYNSLIVDSPFDYEKKTMIFCPDDTPDPNRPEYLQYVPNKIEDSMLGMTNLSISLPVVAVAAVSALLPDIDEPNSLLVSKTIPKDLIRLLKALMIGIGLLSGSAFAPWNTVIAILAASIFFMPIRTFRNVIMILTGAALILFGHSLIPWNYIIGCLLIICALVPHRGLTHTFYGVTGWTLLLFFNPYLC; encoded by the coding sequence TTGGCCAAAGGATTATTTGCGAAGGTCCCGGTTATACTCTCCAGCGCAACGATGTCTTCTACCACTAAGGAAAGCAAAACCTTTGACTTTTTCGCTGGACGTATTGGTGTCAAAGAATACAATTCACTGATTGTTGACAGTCCTTTTGACTATGAGAAAAAAACAATGATCTTTTGTCCAGACGATACTCCGGATCCGAACAGGCCCGAGTACTTGCAATATGTACCCAACAAAATAGAGGATTCCATGTTAGGTATGACAAATCTTTCGATCTCCTTACCCGTTGTAGCAGTAGCTGCAGTCAGTGCGTTGCTGCCAGATATTGATGAACCGAACTCCTTACTCGTATCTAAAACCATACCAAAGGACCTAATCCGCTTACTTAAGGCACTGATGATTGGAATTGGTCTTTTATCTGGTTCTGCATTCGCCCCGTGGAATACGGTTATTGCGATTTTAGCGGCCTCTATATTTTTCATGCCAATTCGCACTTTTCGTAATGTAATCATGATTCTAACAGGTGCCGCTCTTATTCTCTTCGGTCATTCGCTCATACCTTGGAATTATATTATCGGGTGTCTGCTTATTATCTGTGCGTTAGTGCCTCACCGGGGTCTGACACATACTTTTTATGGTGTCACTGGTTGGACATTACTTTTATTTTTTAACCCATACTTATGTTAA
- a CDS encoding L,D-transpeptidase has protein sequence MNYHIMASFPTNRDNKGTLKMYNNGGVLVFGPVEALGRGSNDAANNYDHSNWNLKNSDVPTGVYETTELAAGTPNSSFGPHKRVWFNKALSGNALIAQNNGRDEIMIHGGDAATESLRSWYPLRPTYGCIRLSNLNQATLMSAIAAAGGGVGKITIA, from the coding sequence ATGAATTATCATATTATGGCTAGTTTCCCCACTAACAGAGATAACAAGGGGACGCTCAAAATGTATAATAACGGTGGAGTTCTCGTATTTGGTCCAGTTGAAGCATTGGGTCGTGGAAGTAATGATGCGGCAAATAACTATGACCATTCAAACTGGAACCTTAAAAATTCTGATGTTCCTACCGGCGTGTATGAAACTACAGAATTGGCCGCTGGAACTCCTAATTCTTCGTTTGGTCCTCATAAAAGAGTTTGGTTTAATAAAGCATTGAGTGGTAATGCGCTTATTGCTCAAAATAATGGTCGCGATGAGATTATGATTCACGGTGGAGATGCTGCTACTGAGTCATTGCGCTCTTGGTATCCTTTGCGTCCGACTTATGGATGTATTCGGCTTAGCAATTTAAACCAAGCTACTTTAATGTCTGCGATAGCTGCTGCTGGAGGCGGTGTTGGGAAAATTACCATCGCATAA
- a CDS encoding YvrJ family protein → MDMQTMIQLVGNVGFPIALSLILLQTILVKFNKQMDGLEKRLLQLDKTMNMLVRTFHQNGLNSTIQVEKKEN, encoded by the coding sequence ATGGATATGCAAACCATGATTCAACTAGTTGGGAATGTTGGATTTCCAATCGCTTTGTCTCTTATTCTTCTCCAAACAATTCTAGTTAAATTTAATAAACAAATGGACGGATTAGAGAAGCGATTACTTCAACTTGACAAGACCATGAATATGTTGGTTAGAACATTTCATCAAAACGGTTTGAATTCAACAATACAAGTAGAAAAAAAGGAAAACTAA
- a CDS encoding IS3 family transposase, producing the protein MENHRSEFRLEKMCEILQVSRSGYYKWRTGSPSTAYKLRKAAILKRIQYHFKDQKGRYGSPKITRLLHQEGFTITERTVSVYMRQMKLRSIVSKTYRVQTTNSNHNHPIAPNTLNQQFKVLTPNTVWVTDITYIPCRGGRLYLASVMDLCTREIVGWRLYDHMETRLVLDALQDAYTAKRPGKGLLHHSDRGSQYTSHEYRDQLKTYHIEASMSRRGNCYDNACIESWHSILKKELIYCNPRFKNKEQAYTALFQYIEFYYNRKRIHSALGYLSPARFAEQFNRKSVA; encoded by the coding sequence ATGGAGAACCATCGCTCCGAGTTCCGCTTGGAGAAGATGTGCGAAATCCTACAGGTGTCCAGGAGCGGATACTATAAGTGGCGGACGGGATCCCCTTCAACGGCGTATAAGCTTCGAAAAGCAGCGATCCTGAAGCGAATTCAATATCACTTCAAGGATCAGAAGGGGCGATATGGGAGTCCCAAGATTACCCGGCTGCTGCACCAAGAAGGCTTTACCATTACGGAACGTACCGTAAGTGTGTATATGCGGCAAATGAAGCTCCGCTCCATTGTATCCAAGACGTATCGTGTCCAGACCACCAACTCTAACCATAACCATCCGATTGCCCCGAACACCCTGAACCAGCAGTTTAAAGTCCTTACACCCAATACAGTATGGGTGACAGACATTACGTATATTCCATGCCGTGGGGGCCGGCTGTACCTGGCGAGCGTCATGGATCTGTGTACGCGTGAAATTGTAGGATGGCGTTTATACGACCATATGGAAACCCGTCTGGTCCTGGATGCCTTGCAGGATGCCTACACCGCTAAACGACCGGGTAAAGGACTCTTGCACCACTCTGACCGGGGTTCCCAGTACACCTCCCACGAGTACCGTGACCAATTGAAGACCTACCACATAGAAGCCAGCATGAGCCGCAGAGGGAACTGCTACGATAACGCCTGCATTGAGTCCTGGCACAGCATTCTAAAGAAAGAACTCATCTACTGCAATCCGCGTTTCAAAAACAAAGAGCAGGCGTACACGGCTCTTTTTCAATATATTGAGTTTTACTACAACCGCAAGCGAATCCACAGTGCACTAGGGTATCTTTCGCCTGCCCGTTTTGCCGAGCAATTTAACAGAAAATCGGTCGCATGA
- a CDS encoding transposase: protein MGEHRQRYNEEFKKQTVQFIQEQTKTVADLAEELNIPKSTLHQWMSQYRELKNEPAASMDRVRELEAQLKEVNRLLQEKESKFSDVEEELAIVKKAVHIFSKPRN from the coding sequence ATGGGAGAACATCGGCAACGCTATAACGAAGAGTTCAAAAAACAGACAGTGCAGTTCATTCAAGAGCAAACGAAAACGGTGGCGGATTTGGCGGAAGAACTTAATATCCCCAAAAGCACGCTGCATCAGTGGATGAGCCAATACCGGGAATTAAAGAATGAACCGGCAGCCAGCATGGATCGGGTCCGGGAACTCGAAGCCCAGTTGAAAGAAGTGAACCGGCTGCTGCAAGAGAAAGAGAGCAAGTTCTCGGATGTAGAGGAAGAACTCGCAATCGTAAAAAAAGCAGTGCACATCTTCAGCAAACCAAGGAACTGA